From a single Brassica napus cultivar Da-Ae chromosome C9, Da-Ae, whole genome shotgun sequence genomic region:
- the LOC106417714 gene encoding putative lipid-transfer protein DIR1 isoform X2, translated as MGKNNTKILITALAMIVTASMMIEEAKSVRICNVGTKDLKKCRPAVTGNNPPPPTPQCCQVAKAANLECLCPFLSRSGIDPSKIKALGANCGITKNPSCLP; from the coding sequence ATGGGTAAGAACAACACCAAAATCCTCATCACAGCTCTTGCGATGATTGTAACCGCTTCAATGATGATTGAAGAAGCTAAGAGCGTTCGCATATGTAACGTCGGCACAAAGGACTTGAAGAAATGCCGTCCAGCTGTCACTGGAAACAACCCACCACCTCCCACTCCCCAATGCTGCCAGGTGGCCAAAGCCGCTAATCTTGAATGTCTCTGCCCGTTCCTCTCCAGGTCCGGGATTGACCCATCAAAAATCAAGGCTCTAGGAGCCAATTGTGGCATTACCAAAAATCCCTCCTGTTTGCCATG
- the LOC106417714 gene encoding putative lipid-transfer protein DIR1 isoform X1 has protein sequence MGKNNTKILITALAMIVTASMMIEEAKSVRICNVGTKDLKKCRPAVTGNNPPPPTPQCCQVAKAANLECLCPFLSRSGIDPSKIKALGANCGITKNPSCLPWLYSKIEELSWNTCVPVARLSL, from the exons ATGGGTAAGAACAACACCAAAATCCTCATCACAGCTCTTGCGATGATTGTAACCGCTTCAATGATGATTGAAGAAGCTAAGAGCGTTCGCATATGTAACGTCGGCACAAAGGACTTGAAGAAATGCCGTCCAGCTGTCACTGGAAACAACCCACCACCTCCCACTCCCCAATGCTGCCAGGTGGCCAAAGCCGCTAATCTTGAATGTCTCTGCCCGTTCCTCTCCAGGTCCGGGATTGACCCATCAAAAATCAAGGCTCTAGGAGCCAATTGTGGCATTACCAAAAATCCCTCCTGTTTGCCATGGTTATACTCAAAA ATTGAAGAACTGAGCTGGAATACATGCGTACCCGTCGCAAGATTAAGTCTTTAA